The Halobacillus amylolyticus nucleotide sequence GATAAAATCAGAGGAATAATGAAATAGATGAATTATCGATGGGCACACGGTTCTCCCCTTTCTCACTCCCTCTTAGTAGTAATTCTACATCTGCCATTCTATTCCTCTGTGATCCGTTACATTTAACACTTCTTTATTCCCATTCAGTAAAAAACTGTTGCACGGTTCTACAATCTTCGTTATGATAAAAACACAAGATAAGCTAACAAAACATTAAAATAACACTATATATTGTATTAGCGAAGAGAAGATGCCACTAGGCTTAATAGGGAATCCGGTGTAAGTCCGGAACTGCCCCCGCAACTGTTATCGCTCTCGAAACGGAGAATCCACTGTGCACAAATGCATGGGAAGGGCCGGAGTCGAAATGAGCGTTAAGTCAGGAGACCTGTCTTTCTACGCTAGAAAGTTTCTACTTCTTCGGGGATTGAGAAGATGAGGCGATGGAATGAACAGGCGTCTTCATTTGCTATTTGGGGACGTGTACACTTTCGTTTCATGGTTTCATCCGCTCAATTTAATGAGCGGATTTTTTTATGGCTAATTATTCAGACAGCGTGAATGCGATGTGGCGGACCCTTTCTCATCAGGGATTCCCACATGACCTTTTCCAAAAGCTGTTGTAAAGGAGTGATTTTGATGGAGATGGTACATACATTAGATTGGCATGATTGGTTGGAACGTCAGAGGGGAAATTTCCTGTCGCTTGATATCCAGCGATTGTTGGACAAGCTGCCTTCAATGAATCTGGGTCAGATGGGGCACGATGAGCAGGCGAAGGCGCTGATCTTGGAGTGTTTGGCGGAGATTAGTGAGACGGAACCGGACTGGACATATCTCGCAGCGCGGATACAGCTTGAGCTGATGTATGAGGAGTCGGTCCGTAATCGCGGGATAAATGAGCCCTATGCGGGACTGCATCATTTGATTGAGTTGTTAATGGACGAGGAAATTTATAGTTCGAATCTACTTACTTCTTATTCGAAACAGGAAATCGATGAGCTTGAAGCAGCGATTGCGCCTGATCGTGATCATTTGTTTACTTACATTGGTTTAAAAACGCTCGGGGATCGATATTTAGCGCGATCGAAATCAGGGCTTGTATTTGAACTTCCTCAGGAGCGGTTTATGATCATTGCGATGACGTTAATGGCACAAGAAGATCATTCGAAACGTTTAGATTTGGTAAAAGAATCGTATTGGGCCTTGAGTCATCTCTATATGACGGTGGCGACACCGACTTTGGCAAATGCAGGCAAACGTTATGGTCAGCTGAGCTCATGCTTTATTGATACCGTCGATGACAGCTTGCAGTCAATTTATGATACGAACACGGATGTGGCAAATTTGAGCAAACACGGTGGCGGAATCGGTGTTTATTTAGGAAAAATCCGCAGCCGCGGCAGTGATATTCGTGGCTTTAAAGGCGTTTCCTCCGGGGTGCTACCATGGATGAAGCAGCTTAATAATACGGCCGTCAGTGTGGATCAGCTCGGTCAACGGCAAGGGGCGGTGGCTGTATACCTTGATGTGTGGCATAAGGATATTTTCCCTTTCCTCGACAGTCGATTGAATAATGGTGACGAACGACAGCGGACACACGATTTGTTTACAGGCGTATCGATTCCGGATGTGTTTATGGAAGCCGTTGAGAAGCGTGAGGATTGGTACTTGTTTGACCCACACGAAGTTCGCTCCGTAATGGGCTTTTCACTCGAAGATCATTTTGATGAAGCACGCGGGAATGGTTCGTTTCGTCAGCGTTATTACGCTTGTGTTGAGAACCCTGATTTGTCAAAAGAAATCGTACCCGCGATTGAAGTGATGAAGCGAATCATGGTTGGCCAGCTTGAAACGGGAACACCATACATGTTTTACCGTGATGAAGTCAATCGCATGAACCCAAACAGCCATAAAGGGATGGTATACTGCAGTAATTTGTGTACGGAAATCACTCAAAATCAGAGCCCTACCGTACAGGAGGAGCAATACATTAAGGATGGCAAAATCATTACTGTTCAAGAACCAGGTGAGTTCGTTGTTTGTAACTTATCAAGTGTGAACCTAGGTCGCGCGGTTCCAGCTGGTGTTCTTGCAAGGCTGATTCCGATCCAAGTCCGGATGCTTGATAATGTCATTGATCAAAATTCGATTCCTGTAAAACAAGCACAGTTAACGAATCAATCCTATCGCGGCATTGGCCTCGGTACGTTTGGCTGGGCCCACTTGCTCGCTCAGGAAAAAATCGCCTGGGAATCAGATGAAGCAGTTGACTATACGAAGGAAGTGTATGAGGGAATTGCTTACTACTCCATCCTTGCCAGCAACCAGCTTGCCCGCGAAAAAGGAAGTTATCCGTTATTTGAAGGGTCGGATTGGGATACAGGAGCATTTTTTGTTAAACGGTCGTTTGATCAAGATAGTACTTGGAACTGGGAACAGTTGCAACGTGACGTGGCCGAGAGGGGAATGCGTAATGGATATTTAATGGCTGTGGCCCCGAACTCCAGCACCTCAATTATTGCCGGAAGCACAGCGAGCATTGATCCGATTTTCAAAAAGTTTTATTCCGAGGAGAAAAAGGATTACAAAATTCCTGTGACGGCCCCAGATTTAAGCGCAGAAACGTATTGGTATTATAAGTCAGCGTACGATATTGATCAGCATACAAGCATAAGGCAGAATGCGGCGCGCCAGAGATATGTCGATCAGTCGATATCCTTCAATATCTATGTTCGTAACTCAATTAAAGCTAAGGAACTGCTTGCCCTGCATTTGGATGCTTGGAAACAGGGATTGAAGACGACTTATTATACGCGCTCTACCTCTAGTCAAGGGGAATATGACGATTGTGAGAGCTGCTCATCCTAAAGGAGGTTGATGGAATTGGATACTGCCATTCATAAGCGAAAACTTGTCGATCTTGAAGCGCCGAATGCTTCGACAGGCATTGTTAACGGCCGAAGCTCAAACGTACTCAATTGGGATGATACCCGTTACTCTTGGGCTTATCCCATGTACAAGCGAATGCTCGCGAACTTTTGGATTCCAAACGAAATTAATATGAGCAATGATTTAAAACAGTGGCCTCAGTTAACGGACCAAGAACAGGCTTCTTTTAAAAAAATTATCGGTTTGCTTGCGTTTCTTGATTCGATTCAAACCGATTATGCTGGAAAGGTTACGGACTATCTGACTGATTCGAGCTTGTCGGCACTAATGCAGGTGCTGGCTTTTCAGGAAGTCGTCCATAATCAGTCCTATTCATATGTATTGTCAACGCTCGTTGATCAAAGTGAGCAGGAACGTATTTTTGAATATTGGAAGCATGACGAGGTACTGGTCGAGCGAAACCAGTTTATAACGGACGGTTACCAGTCTTTCGCTGACGAGCCTACACTCGAGACCTTTTTAAAATCACTGGTGTATGATGTCGTGCTTGAGGGATTGTTCTTCTATGCGGGTTTTGCATTCTTCTATAATTTGGCACGCAATCAGAAGATGGTATCGACGAGTACGATGATCAATTACATTAATCGTGATGAACAGATTCATGTCAATTTGTTTACGCGAATCTTTAAGGAAACTTTGACTGAAAATCCGGAGCTCGATCGTGTGGAATATGAGACGTTTGTAACGGAGACGTTCGCTGAAGCGGCGGAACTTGAAATAAAGTGGGCCCATCATATTATCGGCGATCGCTTCCCAGGGATTCCGATTGGCGACCTTGAGGATTACATTCGGTTTATGGCTAATAACCGCTGCAGCCAGATGGGTGCTGAGAAGCCCTTTCCCGGCTACCAGGAGAATCCGCTCAAGTGGATTCGTGCCTATCAAGAAGTCGATGAAGGGAAATCAGACTTCTTCGAACAGAAGTCAAGACAATACACAAAGGTCTCAGAAGACAACGGCTTCGATGACTTATAATTGGATAATTAACCCACCTCAGGTCATCCAAAATTTGGATGACCTGAGGTGGGTTTTATTTACGAACTTACCATTTTTCCTCCATTCACATGGATCACTTGGCCGGTAACGTAGCGGGAATCGTCTGAGGATAAATACACATAGGCTGGGGCGAGTTCAAACGGCTGCCCTGCCTTTTTCATCGGGGTATCCGCACCAAATTTTTCAACATCCTTCTCGGGAAAACTCGCTGGAATAAGCGGTGTCCAAATCGGCCCTG carries:
- a CDS encoding ribonucleotide-diphosphate reductase subunit beta, which encodes MDTAIHKRKLVDLEAPNASTGIVNGRSSNVLNWDDTRYSWAYPMYKRMLANFWIPNEINMSNDLKQWPQLTDQEQASFKKIIGLLAFLDSIQTDYAGKVTDYLTDSSLSALMQVLAFQEVVHNQSYSYVLSTLVDQSEQERIFEYWKHDEVLVERNQFITDGYQSFADEPTLETFLKSLVYDVVLEGLFFYAGFAFFYNLARNQKMVSTSTMINYINRDEQIHVNLFTRIFKETLTENPELDRVEYETFVTETFAEAAELEIKWAHHIIGDRFPGIPIGDLEDYIRFMANNRCSQMGAEKPFPGYQENPLKWIRAYQEVDEGKSDFFEQKSRQYTKVSEDNGFDDL
- a CDS encoding ribonucleoside-diphosphate reductase subunit alpha, with translation MEMVHTLDWHDWLERQRGNFLSLDIQRLLDKLPSMNLGQMGHDEQAKALILECLAEISETEPDWTYLAARIQLELMYEESVRNRGINEPYAGLHHLIELLMDEEIYSSNLLTSYSKQEIDELEAAIAPDRDHLFTYIGLKTLGDRYLARSKSGLVFELPQERFMIIAMTLMAQEDHSKRLDLVKESYWALSHLYMTVATPTLANAGKRYGQLSSCFIDTVDDSLQSIYDTNTDVANLSKHGGGIGVYLGKIRSRGSDIRGFKGVSSGVLPWMKQLNNTAVSVDQLGQRQGAVAVYLDVWHKDIFPFLDSRLNNGDERQRTHDLFTGVSIPDVFMEAVEKREDWYLFDPHEVRSVMGFSLEDHFDEARGNGSFRQRYYACVENPDLSKEIVPAIEVMKRIMVGQLETGTPYMFYRDEVNRMNPNSHKGMVYCSNLCTEITQNQSPTVQEEQYIKDGKIITVQEPGEFVVCNLSSVNLGRAVPAGVLARLIPIQVRMLDNVIDQNSIPVKQAQLTNQSYRGIGLGTFGWAHLLAQEKIAWESDEAVDYTKEVYEGIAYYSILASNQLAREKGSYPLFEGSDWDTGAFFVKRSFDQDSTWNWEQLQRDVAERGMRNGYLMAVAPNSSTSIIAGSTASIDPIFKKFYSEEKKDYKIPVTAPDLSAETYWYYKSAYDIDQHTSIRQNAARQRYVDQSISFNIYVRNSIKAKELLALHLDAWKQGLKTTYYTRSTSSQGEYDDCESCSS